The Marivirga tractuosa DSM 4126 genome contains the following window.
TTTAACAGCAAAGAAGATCAAGATAAAAGAAAAGTAATTGCTGAATCTAACTCTTATTTCAAGCAATTGGAAAGGATTAGCGAAAGCATAAAATCTATATGATTTGAGGAATCTAGTTTCGATAATTATGCCTGTATATAATGCAGAAAATTATTTAGAAAATTCGATTAAATCTGTTTTAGATCAATCATATAGAAATTGGGAACTAATCATAATTAATGATGGCAGTACTGACAAATCAAAATTAATTGTATCTAGTTTTCAAGATTCTAGAATCCGATACTTTGAACAGCCTAACAATGGAGTTAGCTCTGCAAGAAATCTTGGTTTAGCTAATATGAGAGGAGATTATTTTTGCTTTCTTGATGCAGATGATGCGTTTCCAGTTCATAGTTTAAGATCTAGATATAATCTTCTTAGAAGACATCCCTTATTAATGTTTGTTGATGGAGAAGTAAAAAAATTTGACCAAAGTATGAGGCAAATTATACAAACTTGGAACCCAAACTTAAAAGGTAATCCTTTTACAGATTTAGTGCGGCTTGAAGGGAATAGTTTTTTAGGACTTACTTGGATGATTAGGAGGAAACATGAAATAAATTATAGATTTCATGAAAATATTACTCATTCTGAGGATTTATTATTCCTGATGGAATTAACGAAAAGTGGGGGAAATTATGCTTATACTAATGAAACAATATTGTATTATAGAAATACTCCTGATTCAGCGATGAAGAATTTAAAGGGATTAGAGGCTGGATACCGATATATTGAAAATCAAATAAAACATTGGCTAGAAGTAAATGATACGGATTTAAGAATTTATCAAACACGTTATAAAAGAGCTATGGCTCTGTCTTACCTCCGTAAGAAATATTTTAAAGATGCTTTTAAAGTTTGGCTATAAATTATTATATCTAAATTCAAGAAATTTAATTTGACTTATAAAATACTTTTTTTAGGCTACTGGAATTTGGATGATGGTTTAACCCATTCAACTATTTTTCCTCATTTAAAAATTCTTAAAAAAATCCAAAGTGTGGAATATTTACATTTTTGTAACACACAAAGAGAGGAAATTACGGAAGAAAATCTTAAAAAAATTTCAAATTTAGATATTGACTACAGTCCTTTATATTCTAAAAATCTATCTTTTAATCATCTGAATAAAATCTACGACTTTATTCATTTCCCTAAATTAATTCAGCGGTTATGCGTTAAACATAAAATTAATTTGATCATTAGCCGAGGTGCACCAGCTGGCTCGTTAGCTTTTTTGGCAACCAAAAAAAATAAAATTCCTTTTGTAGTGGAATCTTTTGAGCCACATGCTGATTATATGAAAGCTGCTGGACAATGGAAAAGTTATGGTTTAAAATATTTATTTCAAAAGCATTGGGAAGCACAGCAAAAAAAATATGCCAAAGCTGTAATCACGGTAGCAGAGAATTATCGAAATTGTTTAATAGAGGAAGGAGTTAATAAAGGTAAAATTTTTGTAGCCCCCTGTGCGGTTGACCAAAATATTTTTTATAAAGATATAGGATTAAGGAAAAAAATTAGATTAGAATTAAATATTCCTGATAATGCAGTGGTAGGGGTATATGCTGGAAAGTTTGGCGGCTTATATTTAGAAGAGAAAGCTTTTCAAATTTTCAGCAAAGCTTTTGAGGAAATTAAAGACTTTCATTTATTGCTTTTGACTAATACAGATTCAAATTGGCTGAATGAAATGATATCTCAATATAATTTACCTTCCAACCGAATATATATAAAATTCGTCTCTTATAATGAGGTAAACAATTATTTGAATGCTGCTGATTTTGCTTTTGCACTATATAAAATTAATATAGTTAGTCAGTATTTAAGCCCCGTAAAAATTGGAGAATATTGGGCTTGTGGTTTAGCAGCTTATATAACTCAAAATTTGGGAGATGAAATGCATTGGATAGAAGAGAAAAAATTAGGAGTTATCTTAGATGGAAATGAGCAAAATATATTTAATAATTTAATGGATTTTTCCTCTCAGGAAATAATAAGAAATGGAATTGAAATCAGAAGTATAGAAAAAGTAAGTCAAGTATATAAACAAATATTAAATTGATTAAAGGAATATACATATTGATTTTATGCACTCTAATACCTTATCAATTATTTGCTCAGGTCTCTGCGGATTTTAATTTACCATCTGAGGTTTGCTTAGAGCAACAATTTCAATTAGAGAATACCTCAGTTAATGCTGATAACTATGAATGGGATTTTTGTTTTGAGGACTTTTCTACTTTAACCCCTAGTTTTGATTCTTTTTCCAGTTCGGGACTGTCATTGCCATTTGAGGCACGAATCATTCAAAGTGATACAAGTTCTTTCGTTTTCATCCCTAACCGTAATGGCAATACAATTAGAAGGTACCATGTATCAAATGATTTTAACACTATATATTCAGAAAATAATGTTGAAAACATTAATTCTTATTTTCAAGAACCTATTTCAATAGATATAAAACATATTAACAACAAATGGATAGGTTTTGCTTCTGATTTTTCTTTAGATAAAGTGTTTATATTGGATTTTGGGAACAACCTAAATGCTGCACCCAGCATTGAAGAATTGCAATTGAATACCATTGCATTAGATGGTGCGACCAGGATCCACATTGAAGACGGAAATGACTCTACATTTTTGTTTTTAAGTAATTTCGGAACCGCTAAGCTGTCAAAAATTGTATTAGAAAACTCAGACTTACTAACAACAGTTGTTGAAAATGAATATACAATACCAGGAGCTGGTGGCCTTTCCTCATTTGATATTATAAAATACAATCCCAATAACTGGCTGATGTTGCTTGGTCAATCAAGTGGGAACACTCTAATTAAATTAAAATTTAATTCTTCACTAAATTCAGATCCTGTAATTGAAAATTTAGCAAATACAGGAGATGCTTATACTAAACCTACTGGGCCACAAATTTTTAGGGAAGGGGATAATTTTTATGCCTTACTAATAAACAGAGGTGGACAGTTTTTCAGATTGGATTTTGGCAATGATATAGAGTCTGTTCCTGCGGTTACTAATTATGGTATTGCCACAGGGTCCAATGCCAGTTGGTCATTTGATCTAATAAAAAATGATAGTTCAAGGTTTATTGGGTTCTTTACAAAATTTAATTCAAATCTAGCAATTAAAGTTAGTTTTGATGATCCTTGTAGTGCTAGTCCAGTTTATTCTAGTGAAGTAGAACCTATTGTTAAATACAATTCTTCAGGCACAAAAAACATTAATTTAAATGCGTTTAACTCTAATGGAGAAGTTAATACAATTTCAAAATCATTAAATGTTACAGTTGACAAAGCACCTATCGGTCAAATTATATTAGACTCTGTCTATTGCATAGCTGATAATATTAGTTTTTCCTTCGATACCCAAGACGATATAAAAATCTATGACTGGGATTTTGGGGACGGCAATACAAATACTACTATTTCCCCCACGCATCAATATGCAACAGAGGGGGAATATATTATAAGTTTGGAAGTAGAAAGCGCGGCAGGGTGTCCCAATATTTTTTATGATACCTTGACTATTTTGCCTGAGCCCCAGCCGGAATTCTCCACGACAGATACAGAATACTGCACTTTTGAATCCATTGCCTTTAACAATACCACTCCTTTTGATTTTGGTGAGAATGTAGATTGGTCATGGGATTTTAATGGAGAGGGGGGCAGTACGGAAGAAAATCCTGACTTTATTTTTGAAAGTGCTGGCACTAAAACCATCACCTTGGAAGCTAATGTATTGGGCTGCTTGCAGACTTTTCAATCCACCTTGGAGATAATAGAGGGCCCGGAAGTAGATTTTTCTTATGACAGTAATTGCTTGGGAGAGGCGATTCAATTTACAAATCTAAGCACGGGGGCGAATATAACGGGTTACCAGTGGGATTTTGGAAATGGAGAAAGCAGCACCTCCGAAAATCCACAAATGACTTATAATAATGGGGGCATTTACTCAGTAGCTTTAACTGTCACTAATGCCAGTGGCTGTGAAAATATCACAACCCAAAACATTCAAGTTTTTGAGCAAGTAGTCGATAGCATCATGGCTACCGAAGCAATAGAAAACCTTCCATTTAATTTGGGTATTGACTGGAGAAATGATTTTGATAGCACTCAAACCCTTAGTTACGAATGGAAAATTGATGGAGAAACTCAAGTAGCGGATACCGCTACCTATACTTTACCTCAAGGAATATACTCAGTGAATTTAGAGATTACAGCAGAAAGTAATTGCCTTTTTACAACACAAAGCTTTGTTGAAGTTAAAGTCTCAGAAAGCCCGACTCCAGATTTTAACTTACCTTCTGAAGTTTGTTTACAGGAACAATTTGAAATAGAAAACACCTCGATAAATGCAGATGCATTTGAATGGGTCTTTTGTGTAAATGATTATGATAGCCTAAATCCCAATTTTAATTTAGTATTGGATAATAAATTGTCTCAGGCTTATGAATCTCGAATATTTTCTAGTTCTGAAAGTGAATCATATGTTTTTATTCCAAATAGAGGCAGTGGAGAAATAAGGAGATTAAAATCTTCTGATGATTTTGAAAGTATTGATTCGGATAACCTACTAAGTTCAAAATATTCTAATCAAAACGGGCCTGTTTCAATCGACCTTATCAAGCTTAATGATAGTTGGCAGGGGTTTGTAATTGATTTCTTTAATGAAGAATTATTCTATGTGAATTTTGGTAGTTCGCTGGATAATGAGCCTAGCTTTTCAAAGGTTCCCATAACAGGCGCTCCATTGAATGGCCCTTTTAGAGTTGAATTAGTTGAAAATGATTCTGAACATTACTTAGTCATTTCTAATTATACTAGTCAGATATTGAAGGTTATTAAATTTCAAAATTCAGTCCTCACTGAAATTGAATCAGAACAAGATATCTTTATTCCTGATGTCACTAATTTGACTAGTTTTGATATAATGAATGTAGAAGGAAATAAATTTATACTTTTACTCGGTGCCCAACA
Protein-coding sequences here:
- a CDS encoding glycosyltransferase family A protein, encoding MPVYNAENYLENSIKSVLDQSYRNWELIIINDGSTDKSKLIVSSFQDSRIRYFEQPNNGVSSARNLGLANMRGDYFCFLDADDAFPVHSLRSRYNLLRRHPLLMFVDGEVKKFDQSMRQIIQTWNPNLKGNPFTDLVRLEGNSFLGLTWMIRRKHEINYRFHENITHSEDLLFLMELTKSGGNYAYTNETILYYRNTPDSAMKNLKGLEAGYRYIENQIKHWLEVNDTDLRIYQTRYKRAMALSYLRKKYFKDAFKVWL
- a CDS encoding glycosyltransferase, yielding MEYLHFCNTQREEITEENLKKISNLDIDYSPLYSKNLSFNHLNKIYDFIHFPKLIQRLCVKHKINLIISRGAPAGSLAFLATKKNKIPFVVESFEPHADYMKAAGQWKSYGLKYLFQKHWEAQQKKYAKAVITVAENYRNCLIEEGVNKGKIFVAPCAVDQNIFYKDIGLRKKIRLELNIPDNAVVGVYAGKFGGLYLEEKAFQIFSKAFEEIKDFHLLLLTNTDSNWLNEMISQYNLPSNRIYIKFVSYNEVNNYLNAADFAFALYKINIVSQYLSPVKIGEYWACGLAAYITQNLGDEMHWIEEKKLGVILDGNEQNIFNNLMDFSSQEIIRNGIEIRSIEKVSQVYKQILN
- a CDS encoding PKD domain-containing protein, with translation MIKGIYILILCTLIPYQLFAQVSADFNLPSEVCLEQQFQLENTSVNADNYEWDFCFEDFSTLTPSFDSFSSSGLSLPFEARIIQSDTSSFVFIPNRNGNTIRRYHVSNDFNTIYSENNVENINSYFQEPISIDIKHINNKWIGFASDFSLDKVFILDFGNNLNAAPSIEELQLNTIALDGATRIHIEDGNDSTFLFLSNFGTAKLSKIVLENSDLLTTVVENEYTIPGAGGLSSFDIIKYNPNNWLMLLGQSSGNTLIKLKFNSSLNSDPVIENLANTGDAYTKPTGPQIFREGDNFYALLINRGGQFFRLDFGNDIESVPAVTNYGIATGSNASWSFDLIKNDSSRFIGFFTKFNSNLAIKVSFDDPCSASPVYSSEVEPIVKYNSSGTKNINLNAFNSNGEVNTISKSLNVTVDKAPIGQIILDSVYCIADNISFSFDTQDDIKIYDWDFGDGNTNTTISPTHQYATEGEYIISLEVESAAGCPNIFYDTLTILPEPQPEFSTTDTEYCTFESIAFNNTTPFDFGENVDWSWDFNGEGGSTEENPDFIFESAGTKTITLEANVLGCLQTFQSTLEIIEGPEVDFSYDSNCLGEAIQFTNLSTGANITGYQWDFGNGESSTSENPQMTYNNGGIYSVALTVTNASGCENITTQNIQVFEQVVDSIMATEAIENLPFNLGIDWRNDFDSTQTLSYEWKIDGETQVADTATYTLPQGIYSVNLEITAESNCLFTTQSFVEVKVSESPTPDFNLPSEVCLQEQFEIENTSINADAFEWVFCVNDYDSLNPNFNLVLDNKLSQAYESRIFSSSESESYVFIPNRGSGEIRRLKSSDDFESIDSDNLLSSKYSNQNGPVSIDLIKLNDSWQGFVIDFFNEELFYVNFGSSLDNEPSFSKVPITGAPLNGPFRVELVENDSEHYLVISNYTSQILKVIKFQNSVLTEIESEQDIFIPDVTNLTSFDIMNVEGNKFILLLGAQQNNLVKLEFPDGLNSNPSISKINPNNLTLQRSTGVYMFEVAGNYYSYIQSRDGDFYLLNFGNSYLNVPIGRNFGSIDDSNITWSIDFYRTNSIRLVGLIPKFSNNNLYRVSFEDECSSSLPKSEDVNPVTSYSQPGTYPITLTAYHPNGNSASITKEITVTENQAPEIVFATGEDLCVGAPIQFSSESNKEISSYSWDFGDGNTSTEANPDHLFSSAGEYLVELSVTDTAGCNNLFQDSISVYAEPQPDFQASAQGTICSQKPVVFENTTSLPTTASFQWDFGDGSTSTEENPEHIYAEEGEYIINFQIEMAGCLVEKTDTISVNPGPLVDFNYNDDCFGQVVNFENSSTGEFLQSFQWNFGDGSQSTQTSPNHSYDSAGSYNVKLSAFTSNGCDYTFEKQVVVHPVATVAFQSEVACANQAVQFNEQVTLQQSNVTDYLWDFGVAGTTSDVSTSANPQFAFPAAGNYQVRLQVTTADGCTTSGTQTVAVQALPQPAFTYEDNCLSNAILFSPQNTDNIIAHFWELQDETGAVVFTAQSENFSYAFENPGTYQLRYRQQNENLCSNSITESIEILPLPTPDFQVGSICANAAITFENLTDLKGNILKNYNWSINGDVISTDFRPQYSFQNSGDFLLGLQVETQNGCIQSIEKTITVSPSPEAFFELEQTLAAYPYTLSLNAEEYQVSSIKYQDEQATKMANRTVPVSPLGTKGLSTSPLGIEGLWTLNGDTISTTPALNHTITQTGTYLLGLILTNEAGCTDSHFEQIRIREPNLDIALSNLSITQDDDFTSFVLNISNKGTLVPERLDLEIDLGSYSVTETIEEPLLTERNRNVALSIKLTEEQIRGLAKICIRAIPQSAASDERNESNNRVCTNIESGLNIMEIYPNPVVTNFTLPMILPENANVTLSLEQSNGQNVKVYSYDLEAGYNEIQLDRENLKPGIYFLRIRYQGEEKAKKIIFQ